In the genome of Daucus carota subsp. sativus chromosome 9, DH1 v3.0, whole genome shotgun sequence, the window caatttagccaacgattacaGCCaatgccgttggagatgctcttagttggctataatttaataataaaatgttatttatattttagtttgttaaaatagaatatatcagttcaatatggtaataaatgatgtgcaatcatcctacagatttgttacagacctgtagaggttcgacaaatataatcatccataggaggttgggtaaaattatagacaacagattcACGTGATTGGAGTGCGATATTTtcaagaggttggctaaaatttttaaatttgaaatgccaactcactttttagctaaaggttttgtatggttggagatgctctaacaataCAATAGAATCCTTTGTTTCTTGCATTCTTACTATATCCGTGTATTATTAATGTCAGACGCCCAATTCCGTCAAAAAAATGCTAGAAGCCCAATACAAATAAGCCCCATATAAATAGGAAATAATCAGATTTGAGATTAAACACTTGCAAATGCAAAATGTACCCATGcaaaatttgattaatattgGGCCAATCCTAATCACATATGACGATGCATTTTCAGGGTAGTTGTGGGTTGCTCGGACAGGCCCGTTTATCACTCGGCAaacttaggggtcatttgttaaatctggacCTTTTTTTCTGAATGATTGAAATCTGAATGAACGAATAATCTGAATGGTTTATGAAAattgttgtttgttaatttattttatctgaATGACAAAAATcatgaatttaatatattttttgaaatcatataaatttaatttattaattattatatataacatatattatttaatctaAGTCATTTTGTCCGGCTAAAATTCATTGCAGGTTCAATAATCACCATTTCTTTTggtgtataatttattatactatacaatataatatatacttattttttatttttttatatcaattcgataataatttaatgattaaattttcaatcatcaaactaaaaattctataattttataattttaaatgaagatataaataatattattagtgAATACATGTAAGAAATagtgattaaaaaattaaatacgaTAATACATGATATGTGTCATAGTACTGCGCCTTGGGGTAATATACAGCGTCGTGTGATTTAAATGATTCTGGATGGTTCAGACAGATTTTTTTAGGTCAGTCGTCCAGAAGATTATGGAGTCGTCCAGCTGCATCATTCTATTATCAAACAGTCTGAATGGATGCAAAAGCACTCGTCCAGTTCAGTTGGCTTGGTTCACCCGtaaacaaatgaccccttagagcaagtccaagagttcCCTAAATTGATGTCCTAAATTAAGATTTAAGATATTTGAAGCAAACGAGTGTTCCAaccttaaaacactaggacatccAATAAATGTCTTATTAATGAGACACTACTATGCATGTCCTAAATCATTTTAATCAATAATTTTCTCCTTCCTACTTTTCATTTCCCTTCCACAGTGATtcaaatatattcttattttaataataaggcacaataataaggcatattgttggagttgatatGTGGAGATGaagtcctaaatcactaggaaaccattttttataatatttataggaCACttactaggacattgttggtgTTGTTCTTGTATGcacaaaataacaaattttatgatatcctttattattatataatacccGAGTCTACCTGGTCTCcggttaaccaatcagaaaaaaaaatttattataacacCAATCGAAAATCATTCATGaattttagaccaataatatttttcttcaactttcttctattaaattttaactaaaatactagtttatttcaaaaaaaaaaactagaatactagttaaccaatcaaaaaagaaaaattattttagtaccAACTATAAAACtactcctaaattttagaccaataataTTTCTTACCCAACTTTCTTTCTATTTAATTATAACTAGGATCCCAATTAACCAATTAGGAAAAAAAAAGTCACTCCTAAATTTTAGAACAATAATATTCCTTCTTCAactttcttaaaaatataattatgtatgatatacaattttttattagattatgtCATGTAGTCGGCACTATCAGTTAAAAATCGATCAAATTGTaagaaaaatgattttttattaaaatttatcgaTCTTAGTTTTATAAAGAATtcaaaacaataattaaaattaaaaaaaaatcaagattattcAATATAATCGTTTCTGGCTCTTCGTTTCTATATACAAATACTTATTAAAACATGTTTAAATTCATAATGCATgttcaatatatatttaatgattGTGCAAGGATTCTAGAGTATAGTGTTATAATTGCTAGGAACCATTAATCAAATCATATTTTTGTAAACCTTTTTCATCTAATGACCAAAATGGAAGGTAATACATAATCCAATAACAAATTAGCCTATTTACCTTGACTTCCTTAGGCTGCTCGGTTTAATCTGTGGGGGCACTTTAGAACCCTTTGCGGTGAAAGACACTTCTTCTTGCAATGGGCTTAAACCTTACTCGCATCTGCCGTGATTTTCTCGAGCTGTCTGAAGCTGGTAAATCTGGGATTTCTGTGTTAATATATGTGTTTATCTGTCTTATACTGTTGTGAACTTATCTAGATAGAGCTCAATTCTTACATGTTTTTGTTCACCAGGCACAAGGTGGATTGAAGAGACACGTGATCGCTATGTTAATTCTGTAGTACTTTGGTTTCACATGAATAAGGAGCAGATCTTGATTAAGGTTTTCTTCTTAGTTGTATTCATGTTTGTGAGATTGTGTCTAAGTCATGGCTCATGACTTGCTGAATTAAGTAGAGGTGTTGATAATATGTTGCTTTTTATATTGCTTTTTATAAATTACCTTTGTGTTTCGTATATTAACTATTGTTTTTACAATTCCTTTGTGGAATATGTTGCATATTAATTACGGTATGTTTTAGGTTTATGAATAACAATCAATAAGTTTGGCCAAAAGGTTTGTGCAAGTGGAAATTTCATTTTGAACACTGAAGTTTATAGAATATTATATCTGCAGTGATGACTCACCAAAATGTTCAAGTTTAATTTGTGCAGTGTTGTATTGAATTGGAATTAATTGCTTTGAGTTGCTTACAGAGCTTCATcctttataatttatatctgGTGACAAACATTAGCAGTTTCTCCTTATTTTTGGGCTTTAAatgtttttcttttggcttaatgaccttttagcccttcaagtttgggtggaagttccgatgcgacctcgaagtttaaaaacgtacctttcgacgTTGGTATTCAAATTTGCGATTACTCTTTTAAGTCTATATCTCAACTTACTTTATTCTTTGAAAATACTATGAGGACTTGTATCTAGATTGGTTTTCAAAGGTTTTCAATGCTACTGTATCATGAAATGTAGATGAATCAAGTGCATTTCTAGGTAAATACATTTGATAAGATAATGTGAAGTCTGAAATTGGAAGAAGAGAGTTGTTTGTACTATCTAATTGGcttagtttgattttttgaaatttattagaAATTACCTGTgtgttttgtaaataatttgttGCCTTTCCATCTTCTTtacttaatttatatatgacGACAGAGATTATATGACCATGATTTACATCAATCAGCCCTGTACAGATTTCTTATTCTATCTACATTGTTAATGCAGTTTGAAATATCAACTTTGAGTCCAGTTTTAAGCTTTAACTCTGAGCTAAAATCATGTCATATATTAACTGATCCcttgtaataataattttaagactTAAAGCACAATTTTATGTCATGTGTATAACACAATTTCATTCTTCGTAACTGCTTGTACGAACTTGTTTCCAGATTGGTTTTATATCTGtgttttgatatgtttttatatatgcaGTTCAAGAAGAACCCGGTTCTTTGTGTGGCAGTTGTACTTCTGCTGGCACTCATTGTCATTCATAGCCCTATTCTAGGTTATGAAGGGGCTGTACCGAGATGGATAGCGAGCTGGATAGCATGGATGTCAATTTTTGCCGTTATCAGTCTCACTTATCAGATTTTTGTGGAAATGAAAAGATTCAAGTTAACATGGAAGAAATATAAGAAAGTATATTGTTCAGGTATGTTATTGGACACCTGAGGCACCTTGAGCAAGTAATCGCATTTCCAACAATTGTGGATATATCTGGATGGCTCCTTACTGTAATTCAAATGGGGGTACAGATACTGTAGATGTGGAGGATATCAAATTGTTGTATGTGCAATTTATGAAGCGGTGGTGTAGAGGATCAACTCTTTGCGAATTTGGTACCTATGTCAGAGAACGCTTAATATATCTGTATATGTTGTTGATACAATTCGAAGTAGTGCCATTGTATTAATTCAATGATTCATACAATCTGCagttttgtgtttttgttttggCACTAGAATACATTGTGtaaaaacacataatatatGAAGTTATAAAGTTAGAAGTTAAGGATCCAATCTGGGTTGAATTCTGTTTTGttagtcaattttttttttggcttagTAGGATGATATTTTTGACACAGAATCGTTATTTTATATCCTATATCCCAGATTCTCTATTTCGCTTCAGTTGGGAGCTCCACTTATTCTGAAGTTCTTAATAATCTTCAGCAAAGAGGTATGTTTCTAATTACTCAAGAGTACGTAAGAACTTGATCCATTCCTGCATCTGGTTTGTAAATCAATTTGTGATATACTGCGAGGTCTGTATTTAGAAAACAATACGTCATGTATTTGTATTAAATCAGAATCAAATCGATAATGCTGTTGCATCCGTTATAAAATAGTTACACAGATTCTCTGACCTTGACTGGCTTCAAGCCTTCGACTTGCAGATGCCCTGTTCTTTCTTCTGGAAATCTGTAGATGTTTGTTGTTCTATCTACATTGCTGAAGCGGTTTGAGATATCATTGGATTCGAGTCCAGTTTTGAGCTGGAGCAATGAGCAATCtatttttttagatttaaaCAAGAATTTCAACGAAGTTAAATAAACTTTCAGCCTCCATTTTATGTTGCTTCTTCCCTCCAAGAAAATAATGTAGAAACCTGTTTTTAGATTGGTTCTGCACACTCGCCTCCatgactttaaaaaaaatattttttttatttttcataaacatAAAAGTAAATTGAGGATTCAAAAAGTATTTCTAAAAATCtcgtttttttaataattaactcTTTTCGCTGCGGAATTCTGGTTCTGTCATCGGTTACACATCGatgttattattgtttttgCGGATTGAGAGAGGAATGATTTGGGGCGTTATCTTGCACTTAATTGCATGTGAAGCAGCAATGGGAGTGGTTAAAAAGGATGTTAAAGATGTGGAAAGTTAGGGGGATAGCAAGCATTATAGTAATATTTGCCGTTTTTTGTGACTAAAAAGATCTCAATAGGAATCATGTTTGGGCTTGCATTGGAATATACTTTTAAAGCTTCCGATTAGAATGACACGTACTGCCCTCGCATACATCAGTGTTATTATAAAAACTAGctttttaacccgtgcaaagcacgggttgttttaaatattttttcaatatatcttgtatctttttgttcattttttctaaattaagattatttgtattataaacgtaatttaaatgtaatatttgtttgtatttgaagTCATATCATCAGTATGTTAGGCTGCCCCGACTTATGGCTTTCTTTTCAAAGAAAATCGGACTTTTCTTTACCTGTTTATGTAAAAGTTCAGAAGCACATATAAGAAGCCGAAAATTCCATCTTTTTATCAGGACTTCTACTCTCtttcaaacattttaatatatttataagtcTAGACTTACTTCTCATTTATAATccccttttttattttaagaaataagtcactttttttaagtttacccaaacgacccctatgttgatgtatatatatatatatatatatacacatatcctcactattatgatatttattaaaatataaatacaaaaaatatacactattaaaaattttattatataattaaaataccactcacctaaaattatttgaaaatttgttaCAAAAAAATGAGACTCTTGCCGAATTAGAGTCTTTGTCATATAGTTATTtattactacctccgtcccaccaggttctttacgttactttttgacacgcattttaatgctcctgtaaagtatacttacattatatatatatatttttaaaaaaattcttgaaaaaatgtttaaagtttaaacttttattcaaaaaaagaaaaaattaaaaatacgttatgtaactatactttacgagaatcttaaaatacgtgcaaacagtgtacgtaaactccctggcgggacggagggagtatatttataatcattcgaatgtgtgtgtgtgtgtgtgtgtgtgtaattttattaaatcataataattaaattctaaaaatcggCCGAATTAACGGATTAATCAATAATCGAACGGTTTTGATCCGATTTGTTAAAATCCAGTTAAATCGATGTCTAATTGGTAAGAGATTTAAATAATAGCTCGAAAATCAGCGAcaatacaaaaatatacaaaaatttatgggaaaaattaaagtttaaaaattgattatatattgttttaacatatataatattaaattaattttaaataatgatcatgttaattattcccattaatcgtcgttttttacaacactagatatctatctacttatatatataataagacaACGAAGGACAAAAATTGTTAAGAAAATGATCGTGAAAAGTCGAATATACCCCTGCTTATCTTATAATTATAgaaaaatcatcaattaatgcatttattatatttaaactattatatactattaaataattatattcctTTGTGAGCTATACTTATGTTAATTACATTCATTGATCACTCATTTATAATAGCgtcattatttaattaattttcacaTATAGTATCAAGAATAAGTACTTAAACTTGATAAATGCAGGGATCAGAATGAGATGTATCAAACTTGATAAATATGGACAAGTTTTGTTAAAGTGACCAGAGTTAGATTCAAAATTAAGTTACGTGTCATGCAAATAATGTAAAACTCAATTAAGAGAATGATCTATTTTTAAATATCGATCGAGTAATTTCTTAACACCAAATCTAATAAATGAATGATAGATAAATAATCATCATAAAAAATTCTTAAAGaagcatataatatataaatacattttcATTAATAATAGAGCAATAGATGATCAACTAAACTCACAATAATGGGGTGGCAATTTCGAGGAACAGGTCGTGTttgtgtcagcaatcgggtcgatttcgggtcaagctaaaatcacttaaaattgaataaaactaaaaattgaagtgtttagaaatgaaattctaatttcgggtcatttcgggtccatttcgagtcaatcgggtgattttcgggtcactttcgggttttatctcagtaaatcgggttgcgggtcggatcgggttcaagtcgggttcgggtcgtgtctgatattgccaccccttCTTAATTGATTGTTTCAGATTTTCCGGATTCTACCCctttcaatttcaaaacaaaaggggtcaataaaaaaatcaaaaaatctactaacttaaagatatttttcaaattttatatattatctagGTCTTTACAAAAGACTTTAAAGATAATGAATGTATCGTCCAGTCGACGAGTGACAAactgtaaatatatattaataagtttaaaattaatGTCGGCCATGCATGTTCCCTAGATAAAATTCAATTAATGGTCATCTATCATAtgattatatcaaattaatttgTCCGGTATATCAGTATAAATGTCTCTACAAATTATGTTTTGTTAGTTC includes:
- the LOC108200869 gene encoding uncharacterized protein LOC108200869, with the translated sequence MGLNLTRICRDFLELSEAGTRWIEETRDRYVNSVVLWFHMNKEQILIKFKKNPVLCVAVVLLLALIVIHSPILGYEGAVPRWIASWIAWMSIFAVISLTYQIFVEMKRFKLTWKKYKKVYCSGMLLDT